The following are encoded together in the Streptomyces rapamycinicus NRRL 5491 genome:
- a CDS encoding gas vesicle protein K, giving the protein MTDDRAPRRPGRRIEVDEESVRRSLAGLVLTIVELLRQLMERQALRRVEQGGISDEQIEELGLTLMALERNMAELREHFGLTEDDLNLDLGPLGPLLPRDR; this is encoded by the coding sequence ATGACCGATGACCGCGCTCCCCGGCGGCCCGGGCGGCGGATCGAGGTGGACGAGGAGTCGGTCCGCAGGAGCCTGGCCGGTCTGGTGCTCACCATCGTCGAACTGCTGCGGCAGCTCATGGAGCGGCAGGCGCTGCGCCGCGTCGAGCAGGGCGGCATCAGCGATGAGCAGATCGAGGAGCTCGGGCTGACGCTGATGGCCCTGGAGCGGAACATGGCCGAGCTGCGGGAGCACTTCGGGCTGACCGAGGACGACCTCAACCTGGACCTGGGCCCGCTGG
- a CDS encoding gas vesicle protein: MTRAIERREVALVDLLDRVLAGGVVIAGEITLSIADIDLVRISLRALIASVRVENEEGREGDRHDRRERREGGPP; this comes from the coding sequence GTGACCCGGGCGATCGAGCGGCGGGAGGTGGCCCTGGTCGACCTGCTCGACCGGGTGCTCGCCGGAGGCGTGGTGATCGCGGGGGAGATCACCCTGAGCATCGCCGACATCGACCTGGTGCGGATCTCGCTGCGCGCCCTGATCGCCTCCGTACGGGTGGAGAACGAGGAGGGGCGGGAGGGAGACCGCCATGACCGCCGTGAACGCCGTGAAGGGGGGCCGCCATGA
- a CDS encoding GvpL/GvpF family gas vesicle protein yields MNGSLATWLYAVTAVPEDGTPPRELTGVADEPVRLVEAAGLAAVVGSVPLEDFGEDALRDHLEDLEWLERTARAHHRVINGAARHGQVIPLRFATLYHDDDRVRAMLQERRDDFTATLRRVAGRTEWGVKGYVDPRSFLPDPDEPTDAGESPGTAYLLRRRAQRQDQETAHLRATERAEEVHASLAALAVATAAHPPQDTALAAYEGWMVLNNSYLVPDALGAEFTALVTDLGERYPAITLEVSGPWPPYSFTAPPNRVEEAQPEETPS; encoded by the coding sequence GAACGGTTCCCTCGCCACCTGGCTGTACGCGGTGACGGCCGTCCCGGAGGACGGCACCCCGCCACGGGAGCTCACCGGAGTGGCGGACGAGCCGGTGCGCCTGGTGGAGGCCGCCGGGCTGGCCGCCGTCGTGGGCTCCGTACCGCTGGAGGACTTCGGCGAGGACGCGCTGCGCGACCATCTGGAGGACCTGGAGTGGCTGGAGCGCACCGCCCGCGCCCACCACCGGGTGATCAACGGCGCGGCCCGCCACGGCCAGGTCATCCCGCTGCGCTTCGCCACGCTCTACCACGACGACGACCGGGTCCGCGCGATGCTCCAGGAGCGCCGGGACGACTTCACGGCCACGCTGCGGCGGGTGGCGGGCCGCACCGAGTGGGGCGTCAAGGGGTATGTCGACCCCAGGTCCTTCCTGCCCGACCCGGACGAGCCCACCGACGCCGGGGAGAGCCCCGGAACCGCCTATCTGCTGCGGCGGCGGGCCCAGCGGCAGGACCAGGAGACCGCGCATCTGCGCGCGACCGAGCGGGCGGAGGAGGTCCACGCCTCGCTCGCCGCGCTGGCGGTGGCCACGGCCGCCCATCCACCGCAGGACACCGCGCTGGCCGCGTACGAGGGGTGGATGGTGCTGAACAACTCCTATCTGGTGCCCGACGCCCTCGGTGCGGAGTTCACCGCCCTGGTGACCGACCTGGGGGAGCGCTACCCCGCCATCACCCTGGAGGTCAGCGGCCCCTGGCCGCCGTACTCCTTCACCGCCCCGCCGAACCGGGTGGAAGAGGCCCAGCCGGAGGAGACGCCGTCGTGA